A single region of the Pueribacillus theae genome encodes:
- the ftsL gene encoding cell division protein FtsL, whose amino-acid sequence MDNLAFQTRRKQQHAQKHVKKTSTVVVEKGRITKGEVVLLAILAITFFLASVFVISNYSSINSINRDIQAVQTEIDAKTRENQDLELQVTELSDPDRIFNIAKNELGLELNEENVKVITE is encoded by the coding sequence TTGGATAATTTGGCTTTTCAAACGAGGAGAAAACAGCAACATGCTCAAAAGCATGTAAAGAAAACATCGACAGTTGTTGTCGAAAAAGGTAGAATAACTAAAGGGGAAGTCGTATTATTAGCGATTCTTGCGATTACTTTTTTCCTTGCTTCCGTTTTTGTTATTTCAAATTATTCATCGATCAATTCAATAAATCGGGACATTCAAGCTGTTCAGACAGAAATTGATGCAAAAACCCGCGAAAACCAGGATTTGGAATTGCAAGTAACAGAGTTGAGCGATCCTGATCGGATTTTTAATATCGCAAAAAATGAATTGGGTTTGGAATTAAATGAAGAGAATGTAAAGGTCATCACAGAGTAA
- a CDS encoding penicillin-binding protein, with protein MGQMKNKNINKGAASVVILFVLLFLLLFTRFLYIEITKEVDGKELNTLAQELWTTSKTLEAHRGSIYDRKGNVLAQDIPSYTIYAILDRSYPNHVKDPEETAKQLAPILGASKENLEKILKQKKRFQVEFGAYGRKLTQKQKNKIEELNLPGIGFERETKRYYPNQVFASHIIGFVNENEQSDIQEGVMGLEKSLNKYLIEKNGSVTFKRDGSGTKLPVPDEKIEKPQNGKSVYLTIDENIQLFVEQALNEIEKEYKPERAIAIVANPKTGEILALGNRPSFNPNKRDIANYSNDAISSRFEPGSTMKVFTLAAAIEEGVYNGQEKYQSGKYKVAGGVISDHNNGEGWGSITFDEGVRRSSNVAFSKLAKEKLGFNRLYQYLTKFGFREKTGIDLPDEANSAFRYEAEIEKVTTSFGQGTAVTPIQQIQAATAIANNGVMMRPYVTRKIIDPETDEIILENKPKSTGKPISPETASKVLDILETVVTDGTGQPFAIEGYDIAGKTGTAQIPSPNGGYMKGWGKNIYSFIGMAPKNDPKLVVYVAVDRPKLKGFETGSQATGKLFTSITKNSLQHLNIEPDASEDSKKALSKNSNYGLELEDYAGKKLEEARKELENKGFKVEALGNKDSLIQEQIPYPGSSVLNGERIILKGDGEIKMPNLKGWSLADALKVVEILQLEPKINGSGYVVKQSIKPKESVREKDQITIQLAPPE; from the coding sequence ATGGGACAAATGAAAAATAAAAATATTAATAAAGGAGCAGCCAGTGTTGTAATTTTGTTTGTGCTGCTCTTTCTTTTATTGTTTACAAGATTTTTATACATCGAAATAACGAAAGAAGTAGACGGAAAAGAATTAAATACGCTTGCCCAAGAACTTTGGACAACTTCCAAAACGTTAGAAGCCCACCGAGGCTCCATTTATGATCGGAAAGGAAACGTCCTTGCGCAAGATATTCCTTCCTATACGATTTATGCGATTCTCGATCGATCTTATCCAAACCACGTGAAGGATCCTGAAGAAACTGCGAAACAGCTAGCGCCTATTTTAGGTGCCTCAAAAGAAAATCTAGAAAAAATATTAAAGCAAAAGAAGCGCTTTCAAGTTGAGTTTGGCGCTTACGGCCGCAAACTTACGCAAAAGCAAAAAAATAAAATAGAGGAATTAAATCTCCCGGGGATCGGTTTTGAAAGAGAGACCAAAAGATATTACCCTAATCAGGTGTTCGCGTCACATATCATTGGATTTGTGAATGAAAATGAACAGTCTGATATCCAGGAAGGGGTAATGGGCCTTGAAAAAAGTTTGAATAAATATTTAATAGAAAAAAATGGATCGGTTACATTTAAACGCGATGGAAGCGGAACAAAGCTGCCTGTGCCAGATGAAAAAATAGAAAAGCCCCAAAATGGAAAAAGTGTCTATTTAACAATTGATGAAAATATTCAGCTTTTCGTTGAACAGGCATTAAATGAAATTGAAAAAGAATACAAGCCGGAAAGAGCAATCGCAATCGTTGCCAATCCAAAGACAGGTGAAATTCTAGCTTTAGGGAACCGGCCAAGTTTTAATCCGAATAAAAGAGATATTGCAAACTATTCAAATGATGCAATTTCCTCCCGTTTTGAGCCTGGTTCCACAATGAAGGTATTTACCCTTGCCGCCGCGATTGAAGAGGGAGTATACAACGGACAGGAAAAGTATCAATCTGGAAAATACAAAGTTGCCGGTGGTGTCATCTCTGACCATAACAATGGTGAGGGATGGGGGAGCATTACCTTTGATGAAGGCGTAAGACGCTCATCAAACGTTGCTTTTTCCAAGTTGGCGAAAGAAAAGTTAGGCTTTAATCGTCTATACCAGTATTTGACAAAGTTTGGTTTTCGCGAAAAAACGGGAATCGATTTGCCTGATGAAGCAAACAGTGCTTTCCGCTATGAAGCTGAGATTGAAAAAGTAACGACTTCCTTTGGCCAAGGTACAGCTGTTACGCCGATACAACAAATTCAGGCAGCGACTGCGATTGCAAATAATGGCGTGATGATGCGTCCATATGTTACACGAAAAATCATAGACCCTGAAACAGACGAAATCATCCTAGAAAACAAGCCAAAATCAACAGGCAAGCCCATTTCTCCAGAAACGGCATCAAAAGTATTAGACATTCTGGAAACTGTTGTAACAGATGGAACAGGACAGCCGTTTGCGATTGAAGGCTACGACATTGCCGGTAAGACGGGGACTGCACAAATCCCATCTCCGAATGGCGGATATATGAAAGGATGGGGAAAAAATATTTATTCATTTATAGGAATGGCACCTAAAAATGATCCGAAGTTAGTCGTTTATGTTGCCGTAGACCGCCCTAAACTTAAAGGCTTCGAAACAGGCTCTCAAGCAACAGGAAAGCTATTTACATCGATTACGAAAAACAGTTTACAGCATTTAAATATCGAACCAGATGCATCTGAGGATTCAAAGAAAGCTCTTTCGAAAAATAGTAATTATGGCTTAGAACTGGAAGATTATGCTGGGAAAAAGTTGGAAGAAGCGAGAAAAGAACTTGAAAATAAAGGGTTTAAAGTCGAGGCTTTAGGCAACAAAGATAGCTTGATACAGGAACAGATTCCTTATCCGGGTTCATCTGTTTTAAATGGAGAACGAATCATTTTAAAAGGCGACGGAGAAATTAAAATGCCGAATCTAAAAGGGTGGTCTTTGGCGGACGCCTTGAAAGTCGTTGAAATCCTGCAGTTGGAACCGAAAATAAATGGTTCCGGCTATGTTGTTAAACAAAGTATAAAGCCAAAAGAATCAGTAAGAGAAAAGGATCAAATCACGATACAGCTTGCTCCTCCAGAGTAG
- a CDS encoding stage V sporulation protein D, giving the protein MRVSNVTVRKRIIFSLVIGVIVFFVLIARLGYVQLIQGNWLTEKAKDSWSRNIPFEAERGEILDRNDIPLAKNISAPSILVVPRQVKDANDTAEKLASALNMKKDRVYEILTKPSSSQWIHPEGRKISNEKANEIRKLRLPGVYIAEDNKRHYPFGSYLSHVLGFAGIDNQGLTGLEKYYDEKLSGKKGQVEYYSDAKGNRLPFLSDDYTPPQSGLNLKLTIDSKVQTIIERELDIAETTYHPDGAMAIAMNPKTGEILGMSSRPDFNPENFREIAPEIYNQNKPVWSTFEPGSTFKIITLAAALEEGKVDLEHDHFHDPGHIKVGSAKLRCWKSGGHGEQTFLEVVENSCNPGFVALGQRLGKEKLFSYIHKFGFGEKTGVDLQGEGTGILFDLERVGPVELATTSFGQGVSVTPIQQITAVSAAINGGALYEPYIAKEWIDPKTNETVEKITPKMKRQVISKESSKKIRESLESVVAKGTGKNAFIDGYRVGGKTGTAQKAVGGKYLTNNYIVSFIGFAPADDPEIIVYVAIDNPKGIVQFGGTVAAPIAGKIIGDSLQVMDVKKRKKQIEKEKAWNDTPMIEVPDLTGQTLKEIRNAFYNLKIDASGTGEKVIYQSPKAGEKVEEGSTIRLYLSEKH; this is encoded by the coding sequence TTGCGCGTTTCAAATGTTACTGTACGGAAAAGGATTATTTTTTCGCTTGTAATTGGCGTAATTGTGTTTTTCGTTTTAATTGCCAGGTTAGGGTATGTACAGCTAATACAGGGGAATTGGCTAACGGAAAAAGCAAAGGATTCATGGAGCAGAAATATTCCTTTTGAAGCAGAACGCGGAGAAATTCTTGATCGCAACGATATTCCGCTCGCCAAAAATATAAGTGCTCCGTCTATCCTTGTCGTGCCAAGGCAAGTGAAGGATGCCAACGATACCGCTGAGAAACTGGCGTCCGCTCTTAATATGAAGAAAGATAGAGTATATGAGATTCTTACGAAACCCTCATCTTCCCAGTGGATTCATCCAGAAGGACGAAAAATTTCAAATGAAAAGGCAAATGAAATAAGAAAATTGCGATTACCTGGCGTATATATCGCTGAAGATAACAAGCGCCATTATCCATTTGGCAGCTATTTGTCACATGTCCTCGGTTTTGCGGGGATTGATAATCAGGGGCTAACAGGCCTGGAAAAATATTATGACGAAAAATTGAGTGGAAAAAAAGGCCAAGTTGAGTATTACTCAGATGCAAAAGGGAATCGCCTGCCTTTTCTTTCAGATGACTACACACCTCCCCAAAGCGGGTTAAATTTAAAACTGACCATTGATTCAAAAGTGCAGACAATCATCGAAAGAGAATTGGATATTGCTGAGACAACTTACCATCCGGATGGGGCCATGGCAATTGCCATGAATCCCAAGACAGGCGAAATTTTAGGGATGTCCAGCAGGCCGGATTTCAATCCGGAAAACTTCCGGGAAATTGCACCGGAAATCTATAATCAAAACAAACCGGTTTGGAGTACGTTTGAACCGGGTTCAACATTTAAAATCATTACACTTGCTGCCGCACTTGAAGAAGGAAAGGTTGACTTGGAGCATGACCATTTTCACGATCCAGGCCATATAAAAGTCGGTAGCGCCAAGCTAAGATGTTGGAAATCGGGCGGGCATGGTGAGCAAACATTTTTAGAAGTTGTCGAGAATTCATGCAACCCAGGCTTCGTAGCGCTAGGCCAAAGGCTAGGCAAAGAAAAACTGTTTTCCTATATTCATAAATTTGGTTTTGGTGAAAAAACAGGTGTTGATTTGCAGGGAGAAGGTACAGGAATCCTATTTGACCTTGAACGGGTTGGGCCAGTGGAACTGGCAACGACATCATTTGGCCAAGGTGTTTCTGTAACGCCTATTCAACAAATAACCGCTGTATCAGCCGCCATTAACGGAGGGGCCTTATATGAGCCTTATATTGCAAAAGAATGGATCGATCCAAAAACGAATGAGACGGTTGAAAAGATAACACCGAAGATGAAGCGGCAAGTTATTTCAAAAGAATCGTCAAAGAAAATCCGTGAATCTCTAGAAAGCGTTGTTGCAAAGGGAACTGGAAAAAACGCGTTTATCGACGGCTATCGTGTCGGCGGAAAAACAGGAACGGCACAAAAAGCTGTCGGGGGAAAATATTTAACAAATAACTACATTGTTTCATTTATTGGTTTTGCTCCGGCAGATGACCCAGAGATTATTGTCTATGTTGCGATTGACAATCCAAAAGGGATTGTACAATTCGGGGGTACCGTCGCCGCTCCGATTGCCGGTAAAATTATTGGCGACAGTCTGCAAGTCATGGACGTTAAAAAGAGAAAAAAACAAATTGAAAAAGAAAAAGCGTGGAATGACACTCCAATGATCGAAGTGCCGGATCTTACTGGGCAAACTCTTAAAGAAATCCGGAATGCTTTTTACAATTTAAAAATCGATGCATCCGGAACCGGCGAGAAAGTGATTTACCAATCGCCAAAAGCCGGCGAAAAAGTCGAAGAAGGTTCAACCATTCGCTTATATTTAAGTGAAAAACATTGA
- a CDS encoding UDP-N-acetylmuramoyl-L-alanyl-D-glutamate--2,6-diaminopimelate ligase encodes MKLEKLIGHLLVKKWLKKGNPEIHSIQMDSRKVNQNDLFICINGFTVDGHDFAKEAVSKGAVALVVERPVNLDVPTILVKDSQRAMAILADVFYEYPTKKLNVIGVTGTNGKTTTTYLIDKILEDSGVRTGRIGTINTKINGVERDIANTTPESLTLQKMFSEMVEGDTKAAVMEVSSHALHLGRVRGCDFDIAVFTNLTQDHLDYHKTMEAYKQAKGILFSQLGNTYSKCQRKVAVLNNDDEASAYYKTITAAEVVTYGIEKEADISAKNIKLSGAGTNFLLCTPFGDIDINMRLIGTFSVYNALAAVSACLASGISLRSIKQSLESMEGVPGRFELIDEGQPYTVLVDYAHTPDSLLNVLKTIKEFAKGKMTVVVGCGGDRDKTKRPIMGEIAMQYADCAIFTSDNPRSEDPEQILHDITANVEGDYLTIVDRREAIYYAVQQAKPDDVILVAGKGHETEQIIGKNIYHFDDREVARDAIKESRL; translated from the coding sequence ATGAAGCTGGAAAAATTGATCGGCCATTTACTTGTGAAAAAATGGTTAAAAAAAGGGAATCCGGAAATTCATTCGATTCAAATGGATTCACGCAAGGTAAATCAAAATGATCTATTTATATGTATCAACGGATTTACGGTTGATGGACATGATTTTGCCAAAGAGGCGGTTTCGAAAGGAGCGGTCGCACTCGTTGTTGAGCGTCCGGTCAACTTAGATGTCCCTACGATTTTAGTAAAAGATTCGCAGCGTGCGATGGCCATTCTTGCAGATGTATTTTATGAATATCCTACAAAAAAATTAAATGTAATAGGCGTCACAGGCACAAATGGAAAAACAACGACAACGTATTTGATCGATAAAATATTAGAAGACAGCGGAGTAAGAACAGGAAGAATTGGGACGATTAATACAAAAATCAACGGTGTTGAAAGAGACATAGCAAACACAACCCCTGAATCACTTACTCTCCAAAAAATGTTTTCCGAAATGGTTGAAGGAGATACGAAAGCCGCAGTAATGGAAGTTTCTTCACATGCCCTTCATTTAGGCAGGGTGAGAGGCTGTGACTTTGACATCGCTGTTTTTACAAATTTAACTCAGGATCATTTGGACTACCACAAAACGATGGAAGCTTATAAACAAGCAAAGGGAATTCTTTTTTCCCAGCTAGGAAATACATATAGTAAATGTCAGAGGAAAGTTGCTGTTTTAAATAATGACGATGAAGCTTCAGCCTATTACAAAACGATTACGGCAGCAGAAGTAGTCACATATGGAATCGAAAAAGAGGCGGATATTTCAGCAAAAAATATAAAATTGTCAGGCGCTGGAACTAATTTTTTGCTTTGTACGCCATTTGGGGATATTGACATCAATATGCGATTAATCGGCACTTTTAGCGTTTATAATGCGTTAGCCGCAGTCTCCGCATGTCTGGCATCTGGCATATCCCTTCGTTCGATCAAGCAAAGTCTTGAAAGCATGGAAGGTGTGCCAGGCCGTTTCGAATTGATTGATGAAGGCCAGCCGTACACTGTGCTTGTTGATTACGCACACACGCCTGATAGCTTATTAAATGTTTTAAAAACAATTAAGGAATTTGCGAAAGGGAAAATGACAGTCGTCGTTGGCTGCGGCGGTGATCGGGATAAAACAAAACGGCCGATCATGGGAGAGATCGCCATGCAATATGCTGACTGTGCGATTTTTACTTCCGACAACCCGAGAAGTGAGGATCCTGAGCAAATTTTGCACGACATAACAGCAAATGTAGAAGGTGATTATCTTACGATCGTTGATCGAAGAGAGGCCATTTACTATGCTGTTCAGCAAGCGAAGCCGGATGATGTCATTTTAGTTGCTGGAAAAGGTCATGAGACGGAGCAGATTATCGGCAAGAACATCTATCATTTTGATGATCGTGAAGTTGCCAGAGATGCGATAAAGGAGTCAAGGTTATGA
- a CDS encoding UDP-N-acetylmuramoyl-tripeptide--D-alanyl-D-alanine ligase, whose translation MNQPLSFFESLGELVNGKSNDSRQIECIFINSRQQVRSGLFIPIKGERFDGHDFLLQAISNGAVASYWNKDKLLPPGLPMDFPIILVEDTTIALQKTAERYLSMVKPYVVAITGSNGKTTTKDLISSLVEQQFHSFKTMGNYNNHIGMPLTILSMKEDCEVLILEMGMSHLGEISFLSRLAKPDYAVITNIGESHLEQLGSREKIAEAKMEIRDGLKSDGVTVMDGDEPILKPIANETNVITCGYGSNCDVVIKNVSGNEDGQFFTLNHEETKFYLPLLGKHNIKNAVYAIVIARKLGISDLNIQKGLKNTTLTAMRLQRIKGKNDSLLINDAYNASPSSMKAGIESLELLTEYNNKVAVLGDMYELGEKEKELHQSVANSIGENVQTVICVGEKGKWIGEALQERKWNGTVILCETKEDAESHLEPLLTSETVVLFKASRGMKLETLIDKVRLP comes from the coding sequence ATGAATCAGCCGCTATCTTTTTTTGAATCGCTAGGCGAATTGGTGAATGGAAAGTCAAATGACTCAAGACAAATCGAATGTATATTTATAAATAGCAGGCAACAAGTGAGGAGTGGGCTCTTTATCCCTATAAAAGGTGAGCGTTTTGACGGTCACGATTTTTTGCTGCAAGCGATAAGCAACGGTGCTGTCGCAAGTTATTGGAACAAAGATAAGCTGTTGCCGCCGGGCCTTCCAATGGACTTTCCTATCATTTTAGTTGAAGACACAACAATCGCATTGCAAAAAACCGCAGAACGTTACCTTTCAATGGTAAAGCCGTATGTTGTGGCAATTACCGGCAGCAACGGAAAGACAACGACAAAAGATTTAATTTCTTCACTTGTTGAACAACAATTTCATTCATTTAAAACAATGGGAAATTATAATAATCATATCGGGATGCCTCTTACGATCCTTTCAATGAAAGAGGATTGTGAGGTCCTCATTTTGGAAATGGGGATGAGTCATTTAGGCGAGATTTCATTTTTAAGCCGTCTTGCAAAGCCTGACTATGCGGTGATTACAAATATAGGCGAGTCCCATCTTGAACAACTGGGCAGCCGTGAGAAAATCGCAGAAGCTAAAATGGAAATTCGTGACGGCTTAAAAAGTGATGGAGTAACGGTTATGGATGGAGATGAACCGATTCTAAAGCCCATCGCAAACGAAACGAATGTCATTACTTGTGGATATGGATCAAACTGTGATGTTGTCATTAAAAATGTTTCAGGAAATGAAGATGGCCAGTTTTTTACATTAAATCATGAAGAAACAAAATTTTATTTGCCTTTGCTTGGAAAACATAATATTAAAAATGCTGTTTATGCAATCGTCATCGCAAGAAAACTTGGAATTAGCGATCTTAACATTCAAAAAGGCCTTAAGAACACAACTTTGACAGCAATGCGTCTTCAGCGCATAAAAGGAAAAAATGATTCATTGCTTATTAATGATGCATACAATGCGAGCCCTTCATCAATGAAGGCCGGGATTGAATCGCTTGAGCTGCTAACTGAATATAATAATAAGGTTGCTGTTTTGGGCGATATGTATGAATTAGGTGAAAAAGAAAAAGAGCTTCATCAAAGCGTCGCCAATTCAATTGGGGAAAACGTTCAAACTGTTATCTGTGTAGGGGAAAAAGGAAAATGGATTGGAGAGGCGCTTCAAGAGCGAAAATGGAACGGAACAGTGATTCTATGCGAGACGAAAGAAGATGCAGAATCCCATCTTGAACCTTTACTTACAAGTGAAACGGTTGTTCTTTTTAAAGCATCGCGCGGCATGAAGCTTGAAACATTAATCGATAAAGTGAGACTTCCATGA